A DNA window from Candidatus Roseilinea sp. contains the following coding sequences:
- the nuoA gene encoding NADH-quinone oxidoreductase subunit A: protein MRTDFAFVGVMLVTAALLMGVTLIAASLLRPKKPSKAKLETYECGMQTVGDTWVQFRVQYYVIALVFVLFDIEAILLFPIAVAFNSLTFFAVANVILFIVVLLIALLYAWRKGALDWE, encoded by the coding sequence GTCACGGCTGCGTTGCTCATGGGAGTGACGCTCATCGCCGCTTCACTATTACGCCCCAAGAAGCCCAGCAAAGCGAAGCTCGAGACGTATGAGTGCGGCATGCAGACGGTCGGCGATACCTGGGTGCAGTTCCGCGTGCAGTACTACGTGATCGCTTTGGTGTTTGTGCTGTTCGACATCGAGGCGATCCTGCTCTTCCCGATCGCTGTGGCGTTTAACTCGCTGACGTTCTTCGCCGTCGCCAACGTCATCCTTTTCATCGTCGTGCTGCTGATCGCGCTGCTATATGCCTGGCGCAAAGGCGCGCTGGATTGGGAATAG